In one Streptomyces sp. NBC_01288 genomic region, the following are encoded:
- a CDS encoding YciI family protein codes for MFIVILDYTAPLEEIDRHLEAHNAWLEENYAAGHFLASGRQDPRTGGVVLARAADRGALGRVLALDPFGIAEVATHTVIDWRPSRASAEAQWLLQP; via the coding sequence ATGTTCATCGTGATCCTGGACTACACCGCGCCGCTCGAAGAGATCGACCGCCACCTGGAGGCCCACAACGCCTGGCTGGAGGAGAACTACGCGGCCGGCCACTTTCTCGCCTCGGGCCGCCAGGACCCCAGGACGGGCGGCGTCGTCCTGGCCCGGGCCGCCGACCGCGGGGCACTGGGCCGCGTCCTGGCCCTGGACCCGTTCGGCATCGCCGAGGTGGCCACGCACACGGTCATCGACTGGCGCCCCTCACGCGCGAGCGCCGAGGCCCAGTGGCTGCTGCAGCCGTGA
- a CDS encoding nuclear transport factor 2 family protein, translated as MSEKTNKQLVAEAFDAWAAGTGGVFDLLAEDADWTIVGNSVASGTYPTREAFISTVIAPFNARMSSPLVPSVRALYADGDTVVALFDASATVRDGSRYDNTYAWFLTMRDQRIVSAVAFFDSVEFNDFWARVQPA; from the coding sequence ATGTCCGAGAAAACCAACAAGCAGCTGGTCGCGGAGGCGTTCGACGCCTGGGCCGCCGGTACTGGCGGAGTGTTCGACCTGCTGGCCGAGGACGCCGACTGGACCATCGTCGGCAACAGCGTCGCCTCCGGCACCTACCCCACCCGCGAGGCGTTCATCAGCACGGTCATCGCCCCGTTCAACGCCCGGATGAGCAGCCCGCTGGTGCCGTCCGTCCGCGCGCTGTACGCCGACGGAGACACCGTGGTCGCCCTGTTCGACGCGAGCGCGACGGTGCGGGACGGGTCGCGCTACGACAACACCTACGCCTGGTTCCTGACGATGCGTGACCAGCGGATCGTGAGCGCTGTCGCGTTCTTCGACAGCGTCGAGTTCAACGACTTCTGGGCCCGGGTCCAGCCCGCCTGA
- a CDS encoding tautomerase family protein, translated as MPFVNVKLVDGVFTTQEKHDMAAALTEVMVKFEGSEAFREIVWVLIEELHTDGWHIGGKPFAGPATLLDTLGRSAATYQTIDGHPVTRPDLAKAAPYQEK; from the coding sequence ATGCCGTTCGTCAACGTCAAGCTCGTCGACGGAGTGTTCACCACCCAGGAGAAGCACGACATGGCCGCCGCCCTCACCGAGGTCATGGTCAAGTTCGAGGGATCCGAGGCCTTCCGCGAGATCGTCTGGGTCCTCATCGAGGAACTCCACACCGACGGCTGGCACATCGGCGGCAAGCCCTTCGCCGGCCCCGCCACCCTCCTCGACACCCTCGGCCGCTCCGCCGCCACCTACCAGACCATCGACGGCCACCCCGTCACCCGCCCCGACCTCGCCAAGGCCGCCCCCTACCAGGAGAAGTGA
- a CDS encoding GlcG/HbpS family heme-binding protein, translating to MPITQISPVILTLDDAATATAAGVHKATELGVPYTFTVLDGGGNTVLVTRMDGAALASIDTSRAKARTSVYFGAATADLAPAVQSGAPLSSIQTATTLPLAFVAGGVPITDARGVVVGALGAGGGSPAQDHEVAAFAVQALRRR from the coding sequence ATGCCCATCACGCAGATCTCGCCCGTCATCCTCACCCTGGACGACGCGGCCACGGCCACCGCCGCAGGCGTCCACAAGGCCACTGAGCTCGGGGTCCCGTACACCTTCACGGTCCTCGACGGCGGCGGCAACACCGTGCTGGTGACCCGGATGGACGGCGCGGCGCTCGCCTCCATCGACACCTCCCGGGCCAAGGCCCGCACCTCCGTGTACTTCGGCGCCGCGACCGCGGACCTGGCCCCCGCCGTGCAGTCCGGCGCCCCGCTGTCCTCGATCCAGACCGCCACCACGCTCCCGCTGGCCTTCGTCGCCGGCGGCGTCCCGATCACCGACGCCCGCGGGGTCGTCGTCGGGGCGCTCGGAGCCGGCGGCGGATCACCCGCGCAGGACCACGAGGTCGCCGCCTTCGCGGTCCAGGCCCTGCGCCGCCGCTGA
- a CDS encoding alpha/beta fold hydrolase, producing the protein MPYITVAKENTTDVDLYYEDHGEGSPVVLIHGYPLDGKSWELQIPALLKAGHRVITYDRRGFGQSSQPTTGYDFDTFANDLDVLLDVLRLKDVALVGFSMGTGEIGRYIGTHGTDNLRKVAFLAPIEPFLLQTPDNPTGLPAAVFDGIVSAAEKDRYAWFTSFFDDFYNLDVNLGTRISEQAVRGSWVTATRMSPFASSAVVPSWHTDMRADIAKIDVPALILQGTADRILPIDATGRQFTKAVPDAQYVEIDDAPHGLLWTHADQVNAALVEFLDS; encoded by the coding sequence ATGCCCTACATCACCGTCGCCAAGGAAAACACCACCGACGTCGACCTGTACTACGAGGACCACGGCGAGGGCTCGCCCGTCGTGCTGATCCACGGCTACCCGCTCGACGGCAAGTCCTGGGAGCTGCAGATCCCGGCGCTCCTCAAGGCCGGACACCGTGTCATCACCTACGACCGCCGGGGCTTCGGCCAGTCCAGCCAGCCCACCACCGGCTACGACTTCGACACCTTCGCCAACGACCTCGACGTACTGCTCGACGTGCTGCGGCTCAAGGACGTCGCCCTGGTCGGCTTCTCGATGGGTACCGGCGAGATAGGCCGCTACATCGGCACCCATGGCACCGACAACCTGCGCAAGGTCGCGTTCCTGGCACCCATCGAACCGTTCCTGCTGCAGACCCCCGACAACCCCACCGGGCTGCCCGCCGCCGTGTTCGACGGGATCGTCTCCGCCGCGGAGAAGGACCGGTACGCCTGGTTCACCAGCTTCTTCGACGACTTCTACAACCTCGACGTGAACCTCGGCACCCGCATCAGCGAGCAGGCGGTGCGCGGCAGTTGGGTCACCGCCACGCGCATGTCGCCGTTCGCGTCCTCGGCCGTGGTGCCCAGCTGGCACACCGACATGCGCGCCGACATCGCGAAGATCGACGTACCGGCGCTCATCCTTCAGGGCACCGCCGACCGGATCCTGCCGATCGACGCCACCGGCCGCCAGTTCACCAAGGCGGTGCCCGACGCGCAGTACGTCGAGATCGACGACGCCCCTCACGGGCTGCTGTGGACCCACGCGGACCAGGTCAACGCGGCGCTCGTCGAGTTCCTCGATTCGTAG
- a CDS encoding WhiB family transcriptional regulator: MNASPLVPLLDAWQWQADAACQGMASAVFFSPPGERGHRRRRREQRAVEVCRACPVLDRCAAFALSTRQPYGIWGGLTEHQRDIPRPESRAA, from the coding sequence ATGAACGCCAGTCCCCTCGTCCCCCTGCTCGACGCCTGGCAATGGCAGGCAGACGCCGCCTGCCAGGGCATGGCATCGGCCGTGTTCTTCTCGCCTCCCGGCGAACGCGGCCACCGCCGGCGCAGGCGCGAACAGCGCGCCGTAGAAGTCTGCCGGGCCTGCCCGGTCCTCGACAGGTGCGCCGCGTTCGCGCTGAGCACCCGTCAGCCGTACGGAATCTGGGGCGGCCTGACCGAACACCAGCGTGACATCCCACGCCCCGAGTCGAGGGCCGCGTGA
- a CDS encoding aldo/keto reductase codes for MTQDTARPADSSGVYRLGGDLPVNRLGYGTMQLTGPGVWGDPEDPEEAVRVLRRAAELGVNFIDTADSYGPFVSEQLIRKALHPYSEHLVIATKGGLSRSGPGDWRALGHPEYLRQQTELSLRHLGVERIDLYQLHRVDPKVPLADQVGELLLLQQEGKIRHIGLSEVTVEQIEEARTIADIVSVQNLYNLADRGAEDVLEYAERENLGFIPWFPMATGRLARPGGPLDTLAKEHGASPSQLALAWLLRRSPVLLPIPGTSRVAHLEENTRAAQITLTDAQFQALSRAV; via the coding sequence ATGACACAGGACACCGCACGCCCCGCCGACTCCTCCGGGGTCTACCGCCTCGGCGGCGACCTGCCCGTCAACCGGCTCGGCTACGGCACGATGCAGTTGACGGGCCCCGGAGTGTGGGGCGACCCCGAGGACCCCGAGGAGGCCGTGCGCGTGCTGCGCCGGGCCGCCGAGCTGGGCGTGAACTTCATCGACACCGCCGACTCCTACGGCCCGTTCGTCAGCGAGCAGCTCATCCGCAAGGCCCTGCACCCGTACTCCGAGCACCTGGTGATCGCGACCAAGGGCGGGCTCTCCCGCTCGGGCCCGGGCGACTGGCGCGCGCTCGGCCACCCCGAGTACCTACGGCAGCAGACCGAACTGAGCCTGCGCCACCTGGGCGTGGAGCGGATCGACCTCTACCAGCTGCACCGCGTCGACCCCAAGGTCCCGCTGGCCGACCAGGTCGGTGAGCTGCTCCTGCTGCAGCAGGAGGGCAAGATCCGGCACATCGGCCTGTCAGAGGTGACCGTGGAGCAGATCGAGGAAGCCCGGACGATCGCGGACATCGTCTCCGTGCAGAATCTGTACAACCTGGCCGATCGCGGTGCCGAGGACGTCCTGGAGTACGCCGAGCGGGAAAACCTGGGCTTCATCCCGTGGTTCCCGATGGCCACCGGCCGGCTCGCGCGCCCGGGCGGCCCGTTGGACACGCTCGCCAAGGAGCACGGCGCGAGCCCCTCCCAGCTGGCCCTGGCCTGGCTGCTGCGGCGCTCCCCGGTACTGCTCCCCATCCCCGGCACCTCCCGCGTGGCCCACCTGGAGGAGAACACCCGGGCCGCACAGATCACCTTGACCGACGCCCAGTTCCAGGCACTCAGCCGAGCCGTCTGA
- a CDS encoding alpha/beta fold hydrolase, with the protein MSIPRPRPRTLLITAAVTASASLSLIPLASAHSTPATPKPTVVLVHGAFADASSWNGVVERLQRDGYPVIAPANPLRGLAEDSTYVASVLASVKGPVILVGHSYGGAVISQAAAGDPQVKALVYIAALVPDKGEKLSTLSDKFPGTNELAPALRPVPFSNSDGTNGSDLYVDPARFRAVFAADLPASQTVVMGAEQRPVAAAAFASSATAAAWRTIPSWALVARQDEALGAPLERFEAQRAHSHTVEINSSHVALISHPGTVTHLIEDAARTTAP; encoded by the coding sequence ATGTCCATCCCCCGCCCCCGCCCGCGCACCCTGCTGATCACCGCCGCCGTCACCGCTTCGGCCAGCCTGTCCCTGATCCCGTTGGCCTCCGCCCACAGCACCCCCGCCACCCCCAAACCCACGGTGGTACTGGTGCACGGCGCCTTCGCCGACGCTTCGAGTTGGAACGGCGTGGTCGAGCGCCTGCAGCGCGACGGCTATCCGGTCATCGCTCCGGCCAACCCCTTGCGCGGCCTGGCCGAGGACTCCACCTACGTCGCCAGCGTCCTGGCCAGTGTCAAGGGCCCGGTCATCCTGGTGGGCCACTCCTACGGCGGCGCCGTCATCTCCCAGGCAGCCGCCGGCGACCCCCAGGTCAAAGCCCTCGTCTACATCGCCGCGCTCGTCCCGGACAAGGGCGAGAAACTGAGCACGCTGTCGGACAAGTTCCCCGGTACCAATGAACTGGCCCCCGCCCTGCGCCCGGTGCCCTTCAGCAACTCCGACGGCACCAACGGCTCGGACCTGTACGTCGACCCCGCCCGCTTCCGGGCCGTGTTCGCGGCCGACCTGCCCGCCTCCCAGACCGTCGTGATGGGCGCCGAACAGCGCCCCGTCGCCGCCGCCGCGTTCGCCTCCTCGGCCACGGCCGCCGCCTGGCGCACCATCCCCTCCTGGGCCCTGGTCGCCCGGCAGGACGAGGCACTGGGCGCACCGCTGGAGCGGTTCGAGGCCCAGCGCGCCCACTCGCACACCGTCGAGATCAACAGCTCCCACGTCGCGCTGATCTCCCACCCCGGCACCGTCACCCACCTCATCGAGGACGCCGCCAGGACCACCGCCCCCTAG
- a CDS encoding AAA family ATPase: MSAEHLGTEGQGIATGLTGRSSELDLIRAVIDDTARLGGSLTLFGDPGVGKSALLDAAADLADARGMRTLRAAGAQFEANIAFAGLNQLLVPLVPLFAELGPDHESALRVALGFGEGSTPSRILISTAALSLLLLAAREQPLVAIVDDAQWLDDASADVLSFVARRVAGTRVRVLSTVRTTGEPLRARGDVNSLTMRSLDDAESEALLLARYPDLAEHVRRRIVSEAQGNPLALVELPATLASDRYPTADMLPTVLPLTERLTRIFTARIAALAPETRDLLLLLALDGSGQALSAESVVGPDAADHLDIAERERIIVVDSRHSVVFRHPLVRSAVVELARPEQRRRAHRALAGCRRADPGRRAWHLADASYGPDEEVATLLQHESIQALKRGDPSAAVAAMTRSADLSPDPEHRSQRLAGAAHFAAEVMGDLQSVSQLLADARRLDADVGSLATASAAASLMLYSDADVVSAFRVLTTALRAPGAEPTAEEINAAIWVLSVIASLNGRKEMWDPYLELVDKYRDLLPEGLLIRSEVVSNPALVSPEALHTLDQEIATLTTELDPSQIIRVGYVANDVDRLADLREPLLRVWQDAARTGAVASVTNALMLLCAESYLAGRWDDTQRFAEEGLERAESYGYVNFVWFLHYSKALAAAALGQQDEAEEPLEAMLAWSIPRQAFIVPQHVYRVRTLAAIGRGDFETAYTEATKISPHGLEPGTARQLQLFVAYDLVEAAVRTGRSDQARDYVEAMLRMDITKISTRWAMLVAAAQALVSEGEAANAHFDRALAAAPENLWPFERGRILLAYGEHLRRERATVESRIRINAALTIFDRLRAAPWAERARNELGATGVSRRQTGSTDTPLTPQELQIATLAASGLTNKAIGERLHLSARTVSGHLYNVFPKLGVTARAGLRDALTALTANEELPP; the protein is encoded by the coding sequence ATGAGCGCAGAGCACCTGGGCACCGAAGGCCAGGGCATCGCGACCGGCCTGACCGGCCGGTCCAGCGAACTGGACCTCATCCGAGCGGTGATCGACGACACCGCCCGGCTCGGCGGCTCGCTGACCCTGTTCGGTGATCCCGGTGTGGGAAAGTCCGCCCTGCTCGACGCCGCCGCCGACCTCGCCGACGCCCGGGGTATGAGGACGCTGCGGGCGGCCGGCGCCCAGTTCGAGGCCAATATCGCGTTCGCCGGCCTCAACCAGCTGCTGGTGCCGCTGGTCCCGCTGTTCGCGGAACTCGGCCCGGACCACGAGAGCGCTCTGCGCGTGGCACTGGGCTTCGGCGAGGGCTCGACCCCCTCACGCATCCTCATCTCGACCGCCGCGCTGTCCCTGCTCCTGCTCGCCGCACGGGAACAGCCGCTGGTCGCCATCGTCGACGACGCCCAGTGGCTCGACGACGCCAGCGCCGACGTCCTGTCCTTCGTGGCCCGGCGGGTCGCCGGAACCCGGGTACGGGTGCTCTCGACCGTCCGTACGACCGGAGAGCCGCTGCGCGCTCGCGGCGACGTCAACAGCCTCACCATGCGTTCCCTGGACGACGCCGAGTCCGAGGCCCTCCTCCTCGCCCGCTACCCGGACCTGGCCGAGCACGTGCGCCGGCGCATCGTCTCCGAGGCCCAGGGGAACCCCCTCGCCCTCGTCGAACTGCCCGCGACGCTGGCCTCGGACCGCTACCCCACGGCGGACATGCTCCCCACCGTGCTGCCGCTGACCGAACGGCTCACCCGGATCTTCACCGCCCGGATCGCCGCGCTCGCACCGGAGACCCGGGACCTGCTCCTGCTGCTCGCCCTGGACGGTTCGGGCCAGGCGCTGTCCGCCGAGAGCGTGGTGGGGCCCGATGCCGCCGACCACCTCGACATCGCCGAACGCGAGCGGATCATCGTCGTCGACAGCCGCCACTCCGTCGTCTTCCGCCACCCGCTGGTGCGCTCCGCCGTCGTAGAACTGGCCCGTCCCGAGCAGCGGCGCAGGGCCCACCGGGCACTCGCCGGGTGTCGGCGCGCCGATCCGGGGCGCCGTGCCTGGCACCTCGCCGACGCGTCCTACGGCCCCGACGAGGAGGTGGCCACCCTCCTGCAGCACGAGTCGATCCAGGCGCTCAAACGCGGGGACCCGTCCGCGGCGGTGGCGGCGATGACGCGGTCGGCCGATCTGAGCCCGGATCCCGAGCACCGGTCGCAACGCCTGGCCGGGGCCGCGCACTTCGCGGCCGAGGTGATGGGCGATCTCCAGTCGGTCTCCCAACTCCTCGCCGACGCGCGCCGATTGGACGCCGACGTCGGCTCGCTGGCGACCGCCTCGGCCGCGGCCTCGCTCATGCTGTACTCCGACGCGGACGTCGTCTCGGCCTTCCGGGTGCTCACCACCGCCCTCCGGGCCCCCGGGGCGGAGCCGACCGCGGAGGAGATCAACGCCGCGATCTGGGTCCTCTCGGTGATCGCCTCGCTCAACGGGCGCAAGGAGATGTGGGACCCGTACCTCGAACTGGTCGACAAATACCGCGACTTGCTGCCCGAGGGCCTGCTCATCCGCTCCGAGGTCGTGTCCAATCCGGCCCTCGTCTCCCCGGAGGCCCTGCACACCCTGGACCAGGAGATCGCGACCCTGACGACCGAGCTCGACCCCAGCCAGATCATCCGTGTCGGCTATGTCGCCAACGACGTCGACCGCCTCGCCGACCTGCGCGAGCCGCTGCTGCGCGTCTGGCAGGACGCCGCCCGCACGGGAGCCGTCGCCTCCGTCACCAACGCCCTCATGCTGCTGTGCGCGGAGAGCTACCTCGCCGGCCGATGGGACGACACCCAGCGCTTCGCGGAAGAGGGACTGGAGCGCGCCGAGTCCTACGGATACGTCAACTTCGTCTGGTTCCTGCACTACAGCAAGGCCCTCGCCGCAGCCGCGCTAGGCCAGCAGGACGAGGCGGAAGAACCGCTGGAGGCAATGCTGGCCTGGTCGATCCCGCGCCAGGCCTTCATCGTCCCGCAGCACGTGTACCGCGTACGCACCCTCGCGGCGATCGGCCGCGGTGACTTCGAGACGGCGTACACCGAGGCCACCAAGATCAGCCCACACGGACTGGAACCAGGCACCGCCCGACAACTCCAACTCTTCGTCGCCTACGACCTCGTAGAGGCAGCCGTCCGAACCGGCAGGTCGGACCAGGCCCGCGACTACGTCGAAGCGATGCTGCGGATGGACATCACCAAGATCTCCACCCGCTGGGCAATGCTCGTGGCCGCAGCGCAGGCGCTGGTGTCCGAGGGAGAGGCGGCGAACGCCCACTTCGACCGGGCCCTCGCAGCGGCGCCCGAGAACCTGTGGCCCTTCGAACGCGGACGCATCCTGCTGGCCTACGGCGAACACCTCCGCCGGGAACGGGCCACCGTCGAATCACGCATCCGCATCAACGCCGCGCTGACGATCTTCGACCGGCTACGAGCCGCACCATGGGCCGAGCGCGCCAGAAACGAACTGGGAGCGACCGGCGTATCCCGACGGCAGACCGGTTCGACGGACACCCCGCTCACTCCCCAGGAGTTGCAGATCGCCACGCTCGCGGCCTCGGGCCTGACGAACAAGGCGATCGGCGAACGGCTGCACCTGTCCGCCCGCACGGTCAGCGGACACCTCTACAACGTGTTCCCAAAACTCGGCGTCACCGCCCGCGCCGGCCTGCGCGACGCGCTCACTGCCCTCACGGCAAACGAGGAGCTGCCGCCTTGA